The Propionispora vibrioides DNA segment TTTTCACCAAGAAGCCCTGTTCTTTTAAATCGCTGACTAATAGCTTACGGCATTCATAGCGGTCCAAGCCGCTGTATTTGCCGGTGCCTTCCGATATGGTACCATTCGGTTCGATAACGATAATCTCCGGCAGTTCATGGCGCAGTCCCATTTCAAAGTCATTCGGGTCATGGGCGGGTGTTACTTTGACGGCACCGGTGCCAAAGGCTGGATCGACATATTCGTCAGCGATAACCGGAATGCTGCGTCCCACTAACGGCAATATCAGATGTTTGCCGATTAGCTGCTTATAACGGCTGTCTTCGGGATGAACGGCCACGGCAGTATCGCCCAGAATGGTTTCCGGCCGGGTGGTGGCAACGATCAGCGATTCGTCCGGATTGCCTTCGACAAAATATTGAACATGATATAAGTGTCCCGGTTTTTCCTCATGTTCCACCTCGATATCGCTTAACGCCGTATGGCAGCGGGGACACCAATTGGTAATACGGTTGCCCTGGTAAATAAGTCCCTTTTCGTACAGACTTACAAAAACTTCCCGCACCGCTTTGGAGCAGCCCTCATCCATGGTAAAGCGCTCCCGCTCCCAGTCGCAGGAGGCGCCCAGGCTTTTCAACTGGGTGAGGATGCGGCTGCCATAGAGCTTCTTCCACTCCCATACCTTGTCGATAAACGCCTCCCGTCCCAAGTCATAGCGGGAGACATTATCCTTGGCCAGCATTTCCTCCACTTTAATCTGTGTGGCGATACCGGCATGATCGGTACCCGGCATCCACAGAGTGTTATAGCCCTGCATCCGGCGCCAGCGAATTAAAATATCCTGCAGCGTATTATCTAACGCATGTCCCATATGTAGCTGTCCCGTTACATTGGGCGGCGGAATCACAATGCTGAACGGGTCCTTATCCGATGCGGCCGCCGCATGGAACAGCCGGTTTTCCTCCCAAAATTGGTACCATTTTTTTTCTACTGTCTGCGGGTCATACACCGTAGGAATCTGTTGCTCATCCATGTTTATACCTCCTGAAGGATAAAATCATAACAAAAAAGCTCCTTCGCCCCGGAAAGGACGAAAGAGCCTGCTTTCGTGTTACCACCTTGCTTCTCCGGCAAAAACTAACTCCCGCCGGACTCAAACACCATAACGCGGTGACACGGCCGCACCTACTGACTTTCGTTCAGTGCGGCGGTTCCGGGATGACCTTCGGCCCTACTGCGCCGGGAGATCTCACAGCCAAGGATCTCTTCTCTGACAGCCAGTCATGAACTTACTCTTCCCATCATAACCTTTTAACCATATACCAGTTACACTATACTGCCTAACGCAGACAATGTCAAGCCTGACCGGCCCGTTTGTCGCTTAAATAAGTGTCGATGGCGGCAGCGGCTTTCTTGCCGGCGCCCATGGCCAAAATAACGGTGGCAGCCCCTGTCACGATATCGCCGCCGGCAAATACACCGGGCTTGCTGGTGGCGCCGGTTTCGGGATCGGCCACAATATTTCCCTTCTTATTGGTTTCCAGGCCTTTGGTGGTGGACTGGACCAGCGGGTTCGGCCCCTGTCCGATGGCGATGATCACCGTATCGGTAGGCAGTACAAACTCAGAGCCGGGAACTTCCACTGGCCGACGGCGGCCCGAAGCGTCCGGTTCACCTAATTCCATGCTGATACATTTCAGGCCGGTGACCCAGCCTTCCTGATTACCCTGCACCTCTACCGGCGCCGTCAGCAACGTAAAAATAATGCCTTCCTCTTTGGCATGGTGAATTTCTTCCAGTCTGGCCGGCAGTTCAGTCTCGGAACGGCGGTATACGATATGCACCTCTTCCGCCCCCAGTCGTAATGCCGTACGGGCCGCATCCATCGCCACATTGCCACCACCGACGACAGCCACTTTCTTGCCCACATGAATGGGTGTACCCGTGTCAGGGAAACGATATGCTTTCATCAGATTGCAGCGGGTTAAAAATTCATTGGCTGAATATACGCCGTTGAAATTTTCACCGGGGATGTGCATGAAGTGCGGCAGTCCGGCACCGGTGCCGATGAATACGGCATCAAAGCCTTCCTCCTCGATCAGTTCGTCTACCGTAAAAGTTCGGCCGATAACCGCATTTACTTCGATGGCAACGCCCATCTGACGGAGACCGTCAATTTCCGCCTGCACAATCTCTTTCGGCAGACGGAACTCGGGAATACCGTACATCAACACGCCGCCCGGCAAATGGAGCGCCTCAAAAATCGTGACCGCATAGCCCTTTTTAGCCAGTTCACCGGCAGCGCTTAAGCCGGCCGGGCCGGAACCGATGACAGCTACTTTTTGCCCCACTGCTGCCGCGGCGGCAGTGGCCGCACTTTCACCCTGTTTGCGGGCGTAATCGGCTGCATAGCGTTCCAGCCGGCCAATGCCAACCGCTTCGCCTCTTTTGGTTAGTACGCAGAACTTTTCGCATTGGTCTTCCTGGGGGCAAACCCGGCCGCAGATGGCCGGCAAGCCGTTAACCTCTTTTATATTGGCAATGGCGCCGTCCATGTCGCCTTCTTTAATATGCTTGATAAATGCCGGAATATCGACATCCACCGGACAGCCCTTCCGGCAGGGGGCTGCTTTACAGTTCAGGCAGCGGGACGCTTCGGCCTGGGCCAACTCGGCCTCATAGCCCAGCGCCACTTCATCAAAATTGCGGGCCCTTACCTTGGGGTCCTGTTCGGGCATAGCGTTCTTCTTTAGTGAGAGTGACATTTGCATCCCCCTTCCTTGGTCGACGCACAGTGTTCGGCATACTGTTTTTCTTTCGGAATATACATACGCTGCCGCGCCACCAGGCCGGCAAAGTCAACTTTATGAGCATCAAATTCCGGTCCGTCAACGCAGGCAAATTTATTCTCCTCACCGACCGACACGCGACAGCCGCCGCACATCCCGGTCCCGTCCACCATAATCGGATTCAGGCTGACCACGGTAGGAATCTGATAAGGCCGGGTGACTTCGGCCACATTACGCATCATGATCACCGGACCGATGGCAACAACCAGGTCAATTTTCTTCCCTTCGGCAATCATCTGTTTTAAAGGATCGGTAACAAATCCTTTGATACCTTTAGAGCCGTCATCGGTGGCAATATGCAGCGTATCGCTGACAGCCGTCATTTCCTCTTCATAGATCAGAATGTCCTTGTTGCGGGCCCCGATAATCGAGATCACCTCATTGCCGGCCGCCTTCATGCCCCGGGCAATCGGATACACCGGTGCAATCCCGATGCCGCCGCCGACACAGACCACAGTACCGAAATTTTCAATATGAGTCGGTTTACCTAAAGGCCCGACCAGGTCCAGCAGGCTGTCGCCCTCGTTCAAAGTGCCCAGCAGTTTCGTCGAGGCGCCGACTTCCTGGAAGATCAACGTGATACTGCCTTCTTCACGGTCAAAGTCGGCAATTGTCAAAGGCACCCGTTCCCCATCTTCATCAATCCGCAAAATAACAAATTGGCCCGGCTGCGCTTTTTTGGCAATCAGCGGCGCCTGCATTTTAAACAGCTTTACATTGGGCGCCAATTCCTGTTTCAAGAGTATTTTATACACGATAATCCTCCTTAAGTGAAAACTAATCTATTCCTATTAGAAAATTCCGGTAATCGTTCCCTGCTCATCAATATCCATATTGACTGCGGCCGGCTTTTTCGGCAAACCGGGCATTGTCATTATTTCACCGGTCAGGGCTACCAAAAAACCGGCGCCGGCCGCCACCCGGACTTCACGTACCGTAATGGTAAAGCCCTGCGGCCGCCCCAGTTTGGTCATGTCGTCACTGAGTGAATACTGCGTCTTGGCCATACAAACGGGTGTCTTATCAAAGCCAAACTCGGTCAG contains these protein-coding regions:
- the gltA gene encoding NADPH-dependent glutamate synthase, which codes for MSLSLKKNAMPEQDPKVRARNFDEVALGYEAELAQAEASRCLNCKAAPCRKGCPVDVDIPAFIKHIKEGDMDGAIANIKEVNGLPAICGRVCPQEDQCEKFCVLTKRGEAVGIGRLERYAADYARKQGESAATAAAAAVGQKVAVIGSGPAGLSAAGELAKKGYAVTIFEALHLPGGVLMYGIPEFRLPKEIVQAEIDGLRQMGVAIEVNAVIGRTFTVDELIEEEGFDAVFIGTGAGLPHFMHIPGENFNGVYSANEFLTRCNLMKAYRFPDTGTPIHVGKKVAVVGGGNVAMDAARTALRLGAEEVHIVYRRSETELPARLEEIHHAKEEGIIFTLLTAPVEVQGNQEGWVTGLKCISMELGEPDASGRRRPVEVPGSEFVLPTDTVIIAIGQGPNPLVQSTTKGLETNKKGNIVADPETGATSKPGVFAGGDIVTGAATVILAMGAGKKAAAAIDTYLSDKRAGQA
- a CDS encoding sulfide/dihydroorotate dehydrogenase-like FAD/NAD-binding protein, which encodes MYKILLKQELAPNVKLFKMQAPLIAKKAQPGQFVILRIDEDGERVPLTIADFDREEGSITLIFQEVGASTKLLGTLNEGDSLLDLVGPLGKPTHIENFGTVVCVGGGIGIAPVYPIARGMKAAGNEVISIIGARNKDILIYEEEMTAVSDTLHIATDDGSKGIKGFVTDPLKQMIAEGKKIDLVVAIGPVIMMRNVAEVTRPYQIPTVVSLNPIMVDGTGMCGGCRVSVGEENKFACVDGPEFDAHKVDFAGLVARQRMYIPKEKQYAEHCASTKEGGCKCHSH